The sequence TTCCATGCGCTTGGAGTTGGAGAAAGTCGGCGGGTCGATGAAGATCATGTCGAACTCATCACGACTGGCTTCCAGCCATGCCATCACGTCACCCTGCTCCAGACGGTTCTTGTCCGAGAAGCCGTTGAGGGAGAAGTTGCGGCGTGCCCAATCCAGGTAGGTTTTCGACAAGTCGACACTGGTGGTACTACGCGCGCCGCCCTTGGCTGCGTGCACACTGGCAGTGGCGGTGTAGCAATACAGATTGAGGAAGCGCTTGCCGGCCGCTTCTTTCTGAATGCGCAAGCGCATTGGCCGGTGATCGAGGAACAGACCGGTATCCAGGTAATCCGTCAGGTTGACCAGCAACTTCACGCCGCCTTCGCTGACCTCGGTGAACTTGCCCTGGGCGCTCTGACGCTCGTACTGCTTGGTGCCGCTCTGACGCTCGCGGCGCTTGACCACCACGCGGCTCTTGTCGATGTTCAACGCCTGGGGAATCGCGGCCAGCGCATCGAACATGCGCGCCGAGGCTTTTTCCGGATCGATGGATTTCGGTGCGGCGTACTCCTGAACGTGGACCCAATCGTGGTACAGATCGATGGCCATGGAGTATTCCGGCATGTCGGCATCGTAGACGCGGTAGCAATCAACGCCTTCACGCTTGGCCCACTTGCCCAGCAGCTTCAGGTTTTTCTGCAACCGGTTGGCGAACATCTGCCCGCCTTCGCTCAAGCGCGCCTGCTCGACCACCGGAGCCGGTGCCGGTTTGATCGGGTTGCCGTTCTTGTTGTACTGACGCTCTTGCGGCTCGGTCGGCGCCTGGTCGTAAACGGCCTGCTCACGTTCCGCCTGACGCTGCTCAGGGGTACGGCGCTCGCCCGTCACGAACTGATCCGGCGTGACCTTGATCAGCAGCAACTTGCACGGCAAGGCGCCGTTCCAGAACGAATACTGTTTGTGACTGCGGATGCCCATGCGCTTGCCGAGATCCGGGGCACCGGTGAATACCGCCGCTTCCCAACCCAGGCAAGCCTGACGCAGGCGCTCGCCGAGATTCTGGTAGAGGTACAACAGACTGGCTTCATCACCCAGGCGCTCGCCGTAAGGTGGGTTGCAGATCACCAAGCCTTTCTGGTTCTGGTCCGGGCGCGGTTCGAAGGTGCCGACTTCGCCCTGATACACCTTGATCCAATGGCTCAGGCCAGCACGCTCGATGTTATTGCGAGCCGGCTGAATCAACCGTGGATCGGCCTCATAACCACGAACCCACAACGGCGGCTTGGCCATACCGATGGCGGCACGTTCGCTGGCCTCAGTGTGAAGTTTCTTCCACAGGGCCGGAACGTGGCCCAACCAAGCGGTGAAGCCCCACTGCTCGCGGTTGAGGTTGGGGGCCATGTCGGCGGCGATCATCGCGCCTTCCACCAGGAAGGTACCGACGCCACACATTGGGTCCGTCAACGCGCCGCCTTCAGCGGCGATACGCGGCCAGCCGGAGCGAATCAGGATCGCCGCCGCCAGGTTTTCCTTGAGTGGCGCGGCGCCCTGCTGCAGGCGATAACCACGCTGGTGCAGGCTGTGGCCGGAGAGGTCGAGGGACAGGATCGCTTCGCCACGGTCCAGGCGCAGATGAATGCGCAGGTCCGGGTTGATCTTGTCGATGGACGGGCGTTCGCCGGTCGGGGTGCGCAGTTTGTCGACAATCGCATCCTTGACCTTCAGCGCGCCGAAGTGGGTGTTGTCGATACCCGAACCGTGGCCACTGAACTCCACCGCCAGGGTGCCGTCGGCAACCATGTGGTCTGCCCACTCGATGTCCAGCACGCCGTGGTAGAGGTCTTCGGCGTCCTTCATCGGGAAGCGCTTAAGCACCAGCAACACACGGTTGGCCAGACGGGACCAGAGGCACAGGCGGTAGGCGGTTTCCATGTCGGCCATGCCGCGCACGGCCGAGGTGTGCTCGCGTGCTTCCTCAAGGCCAAGCCCGACGGCTTCCTCGATCAGCAAGCCTTCGAGGCCCTTGGGGCAAGTGAGGAAGAGTTCGTAACGATCCGACATGGGAATTCCAGGCTTTTCAGCAATAAGTGAACGGACGACGCATCGCCGGTTCGGTTTTCAATCAAGCGCTTTTCTTGAAGAGCGCTCGTGTGGCACGAATGTGCCGTCCCACCCCGGCTGCCGGCCCTTTGAGCCTTTGTTGACGGGGCAGATCGTGTATTTGATGCAACAAAAAGAAATATTCCGACCCTTCGTCGAATAATAACCGACTGCAACGGGCGGGCATTCTCACTAAAGGATTAAACCCATCCTCTTTGCAGGGCACATCATAGCTGGCTTTGCCTAATAAAAGGGGCGAAAAGCCACCCCAGCTTATGGCTATACCAGCATTATCGTTACGTCCTTATGACAAAACGATCATTGAATCCATGTGACCTATTGGTTAGAACTCAATACAGGTTGGCGTCGTAACGGCGCCGACACCGTGCTCGCCACGCCGGCAGCGAGCGCACCAACGGCAGAAAAACTCTGCCCGGCCTCGGACGGGGCCGAAGGATATCAAGACAGTCAACAAGTGAGGGAAACACCCTATGAGAAGACTTAAGCGTGATCCGTTGGAAAGAGCATTTTTACGCGGATATCAATATGGCGTTCATGGCAAATCCCGTGAGCTTTGCCCATTTACTCTACCGTCGGTACGCCAAGCCTGGATCAACGGCTGGCGAGAAGGA is a genomic window of Pseudomonas sp. ADAK18 containing:
- the rlmKL gene encoding bifunctional 23S rRNA (guanine(2069)-N(7))-methyltransferase RlmK/23S rRNA (guanine(2445)-N(2))-methyltransferase RlmL, whose protein sequence is MSDRYELFLTCPKGLEGLLIEEAVGLGLEEAREHTSAVRGMADMETAYRLCLWSRLANRVLLVLKRFPMKDAEDLYHGVLDIEWADHMVADGTLAVEFSGHGSGIDNTHFGALKVKDAIVDKLRTPTGERPSIDKINPDLRIHLRLDRGEAILSLDLSGHSLHQRGYRLQQGAAPLKENLAAAILIRSGWPRIAAEGGALTDPMCGVGTFLVEGAMIAADMAPNLNREQWGFTAWLGHVPALWKKLHTEASERAAIGMAKPPLWVRGYEADPRLIQPARNNIERAGLSHWIKVYQGEVGTFEPRPDQNQKGLVICNPPYGERLGDEASLLYLYQNLGERLRQACLGWEAAVFTGAPDLGKRMGIRSHKQYSFWNGALPCKLLLIKVTPDQFVTGERRTPEQRQAEREQAVYDQAPTEPQERQYNKNGNPIKPAPAPVVEQARLSEGGQMFANRLQKNLKLLGKWAKREGVDCYRVYDADMPEYSMAIDLYHDWVHVQEYAAPKSIDPEKASARMFDALAAIPQALNIDKSRVVVKRRERQSGTKQYERQSAQGKFTEVSEGGVKLLVNLTDYLDTGLFLDHRPMRLRIQKEAAGKRFLNLYCYTATASVHAAKGGARSTTSVDLSKTYLDWARRNFSLNGFSDKNRLEQGDVMAWLEASRDEFDMIFIDPPTFSNSKRMEGIFDVQRDHVQLLDLAMARLAPGGVLYFSNNFRKFQLEDNLSQRYAVEEISDKTIDPDFARNAKIHRAWKITAR
- a CDS encoding ribosome modulation factor produces the protein MRRLKRDPLERAFLRGYQYGVHGKSRELCPFTLPSVRQAWINGWREGRGDNWDGMTGTAGIHRLNELHAVG